Proteins found in one Subtercola endophyticus genomic segment:
- a CDS encoding CBU_0592 family membrane protein: MHMAIQIGGSLLVLAGFALAQWGVLDLKSKRYLVLNTVGSAVLAVDAVIGQQWGFLLLEGVWAIVSGISLIAVLSGRTPRAAH, encoded by the coding sequence ATGCACATGGCAATACAAATCGGTGGGTCGCTGCTTGTTCTCGCTGGCTTCGCGCTCGCGCAGTGGGGTGTGCTCGATCTGAAATCTAAGCGGTATCTCGTGCTCAATACGGTGGGTTCCGCTGTGTTGGCCGTCGACGCCGTCATCGGCCAGCAGTGGGGCTTTCTGCTGCTCGAGGGTGTCTGGGCGATCGTGTCTGGCATCAGCCTCATCGCCGTGCTCTCCGGCCGCACTCCCCGCGCCGCGCACTAG